From Cyprinus carpio isolate SPL01 chromosome A18, ASM1834038v1, whole genome shotgun sequence:
TGCCTCCTAAAGTAGGTCGTAGGATCACCAAACTTTTCCACCTGCTTGAGGGATCCATGACGATATGCAAATGGAACATTCGGGTCGATCTGACCTAAGCCGTGTCCACAAAGTTACTATAGTAAACCCATTCAAATAGATTGAGAGTGGGATTTTTCTAGAAGTGTCCCAGGGGCCCCAAATTAGCCTCGTAGGGTCACGGAACTTTGTATGGCATTCAATGGGGTGCCTACGAGCCACCGACAGCAAATTCGGGTCAATCGGACCTTTGTGAGCCATGTCAACAAAACTACTATGGTATGCCTATTGTATGCCTCTGTCATCCTCAAGATAGCGTAGACCCAAGCTGGACCTTTAGAAGGTGTTCACAAGTTTAGTAGGGAAGCGGACAAATTGTAGGTAAGAGGGACTGGTTACTCCCCCCCACCGACCAAGACATGCATCTAGTGGGTAAATGGACATTTAGTAGGTAAGCAGGACCGGTCACTCTAGAGACTGATCACTGGATTGGTCACTATCCCCATGACCATTCACTAGTAGGGAAAATGGATGTTTAGAAGGTTTTGGGCACTGCTTACCAGACACACCACATAATAAGCTTCAGTTGGACATTTAGTTGGCCTAGGGACATTGGTGGGGGGTTGGGTGTGGTCAGACAGCTCAAGGGCACCCCTAGTGGTGTCCAAAGCCCCCTATTCCAGGGTCAGTGTGTTGGGCTCTGTGGACCCAGGGGTAAGGTGAAAATGCATACTAGATAAGTAGCTAATGTCTGGCCTACAATCCATCGCACCACCTATGTATCCAATGGCAACCTATTTTTAATGGGCTTTTGTCCAGAAAGCACCTATATGTACTTTCTAGAGCACGTTGAACTTGCCATTCACAAAGGAATACTGGTAGGAGCAGAAAAATGTTGTTGCTCGGCTCCAAAACTAAAAATTGTTATGCATTGTTAAactgttaaatttcaagaaaaatgtttaaagaaaatgctgaaaataaactcattaaattatgagaataaagtcaaaataaaatggtgAGAATAAACACACTGGTGTCATGTTCATTTTATCTCGTTGGACGGTGTTAATCAGTGTCTGCAGTGGTGTAGGTGTAGAGAGCGATGTGCATGGATGCCGCAGATGTGGTCAACCAGAGTTTGAATCCACCTTTTGCTAAACTCGCTCTTCATTTTTTCACCACATCGGTGAAGTGACAACAGCAGCATTTTAAGAGATGTAAATAGTGATTCTATTTACGCTATGTAAAAGTAGCAGAtctttgcaataagtgtaaatagtaattaaatgctatttatacttataaataatgacaaaaaataccTCAACCACAAAACTgttgtaaataaacaataaaaaataataacatagatcgtaaatgattttatttattaaaattaataaatagacaCTGCCTTATTGGTAGAAAAAAAGCCCTCCCTATAGCctacctacccctaaacctacccaattAATACATCATTAAACACTCGTTAGGCAATTGAGTTTGGTTATAATGTTTGATTATAATGACACTAATAGTTCTTATTTCTGCCAGAAATGCAAAATCAATTGGGAGAGTTAATGATATTTTGAATAGAATAACGTGACACAAACCTGTACAAATTCAATCTCATTTGcttccatttatttttgcattcagtTGTTGTGTTCCACCATGTCCAATGGCTCAGCGCTGCTGTGACACAAGCAATAGCATCACCACGGCCACTGCTTTGCTTTCACTCATGATGATGATAGCAAGACTGTCAGCTCTCTCTGTTCTCACATCCCCCTACTCGTTGAGGGTGACGGGAACAGTAGTTTCCTTTGTGTTCAGACTTTTCCTCTGTACAGCGCAGATAGTCCCGGACCTCCCATAAGCATTAAAGGGACCCCCCATAAaggccaaataaaaaataaatgaacttggGGAAGTTGCCTTGATTTTCAATAAAACTAGCCTACTTGAAACAGGAAACTAGTGAAAATGGGAATTAAACGAAAAGTGTCAATTGCTTTATTAAATTAGACTTGCTTAGGTTACATTAttaaaaaggtatttattttttctgtgttttacagCATTGTGCATTATTActaatcacacacgattctgtttatgaatgcaatggccaatcagatgcGTTGAGgtgagtcatcgctgaaatgcTGGAATTTTGTTCAGTGTGCATGCTCACTGACTGAGTTCTGACTAAAACttgcaaattctctcatcataagcaacaaagtgcagatgCAAGAAATGGATGAGTTTACATGTTGTTATATGATTCTCTGAATTCCAGTGCAAACTAACATGGCAGTGCCTGTCAAAATCATTATAAAGATTTGTAAATGACAAAACCCATTcacttacacatatttgagaatctgAATATCAAATAGTTAATATAATGCTTAACaagttttttgaatattttcaataaaaaggaaaaagaaacagaagtaatacatttttcatacaatGCTATTGTGGCTGTGGTATGTCATGTCAAGCATGACGTGTTGATATGAAAATAATAAGGtgatacattctaaaataacggtcaataaataaataaatacaattttacacaGGCTTATACACTGCCCATCCACAAAAACCAAAATATGTACGGAccttacggacattctagaccattcGTACAAACTCTTTTAACCACTTGGATTTAACTAAGCCAATAGTTAAgtcctcccattggataattactgcatggatgattatgttgtGTGCCTAAAAATTAGGTCAGCTGACTACCTAAAAATGCCAAAgaaccaggggtctcatttataaacattgcatacgcacaaaatgggcatagaaaaaaaccaaaacatgtACGGAccttacggacattctagaccatccgtacaaactctttttcctggagtacGGACCTTAACAACAAACAATACACTTACAAAAAACTCTTCCTCCAATaagaaaagtaattaagtaaacaaaaatttCAAACTCTCATtttcatatacacatacacattaaaaataaatactccaccactcgcattaatggagataaacactgaaattacatacttttacaaaaaaaatataattacataattttattaacaataggctaaaaatttttcctgtggtatgctgttttaatgacagcgaggagtgctataggtgcacaataattcatctttaaactaaactacagatcatattgtaagaaatattttagcaagaacaatgatcaatgatgcgcacttacttcgattttatggtggacactgctggatttaGTGGTTGAACGGTCCATTGTCCagtataggaccaatgataatagcttacaaccgcagctgcacggaggtgttgatgtcgtgtgaaggcatcaacaacataatgaaaaataccactatgtttgaaggatataactaggagaaaacggtgagatttgcatgtttcctttttaaaatactttgtcagtgacgagccgaatcagacaattgtatttacactgcaataaatatgggcctatctgtttccactaaaaatagctaaaagcaaaactgcatacatttaatttgatttgaattgtttaaccAATTGAAATACTATCtggccagtgtaaaagaatgagattaaatctattctaaaatatatctgagaacaactttaaaccattttgtttttatggatattttcatatatttattataaaacataacaaggatactggataatttttagcaataaaaatgtatgtgtatggcACAACTGGCATTATAGTCttcatctcatatttccttaatgtctctgtgttaaacatggtgtcacgtgcatgtgaatatgcatggaaatgatatgcagatgaggttatgcatagtaaaacaaggcgttgtaagctccatatatggtgatctcagggaggagacgaggtggagatgcacgtacgcacaatcttcccctgactgggatttataaagggatttctGCGCAGGTTTTGGTGTACGCAtagttttataaatctgaaaacttttgtgcatacacaaaatctagcttttgtgcctacgtacacgTTTAGGAttaaatctacggagagttttataaatgagaccccaggttattccatcaataattttttttcccctgatggcaggggcatattccaagatgacaatgccaggattcatcgggctcaaattgtgaaacagtggttcagtgagcatgcaacatcattttcacacatggattgccccccacagagtccagagtcagacctttaccccaatgagaatctttgggatgtgctggagaaaaACTTTGCGTAGCGgtctgactctcccatcatcaGTACAAGATCCTGGCGAAAAATTTATGCAACTCTGGACGGGAATAAATGTtatgacattgcagaagcttatcgaaatgatgccacAGCGAATGCATGTCATAATCAAAGCTAAAAGTGGTCCAACGAAATATaagagtgtgtgactttttttttttttttggacaggcagtgtacaggtccttctcaaaaaattagcatattgtgaaaaagttcattattttccataatgtaatgataaaaattaaactttcatatattttagattcattgcacaccaactgaaatatttcaggtcttttattgttttaatactgatgattttggcatacagctcatgaaaacccaaaattcctatctcaaaaaattagcatatttcatccgaccaataaaagaaaagtgtttttaatacaaaaaaagtcaaccttcaaataattatgttcagttatgcactcaatacttggtcgggaatccttttgcagaaatgactgcttcaatgcggcgtggcatggaggcaatcagcctgtggcactgctgaggtgttatggaggcccaggatgcttcgatagcggccttaagctcatccagagtgttgggtcttgcgtctctcaactttctcttcacaatatcccacagattctctatggggttcaggtcaggagagttggcaggccaattgagcacagtaataccatgctcagtaaaccatttaccagtggttttggcactgtgagcaggtgccaggtcgtgctgaaaaacaaaatcttcatctccataaagctttttcagcagatggaagcatgaagtgctccaaaatctcctgataactaactgcattgaccctgcccttgataaaacacaatggaccaacaccagacagctgacatggcaccctagaccatcactgactgtgggtacttgacactggacttcaggcattttggcatttccttctccccagtcttcctccagactctggcaccttgatttccgaatgacatgcaaaaatttgctttcatccgaaaaaagtactttggaccactgagcaacagtccagtgctgcttctctgtagcccaggtcaggcgcttctgccgctgtttctggttcaaaagcacacgcctgtgcacagtggctctggatgtttctactccacactcagtccactgcttccgcaggtcccccaaggtatGGAATCGGTCCttttccacaatcttcctcagggtccggtcacctcttctcgttgtgcagcgttttttttgccacactttttccttcccacagacttcccactgaggtgccttgatacagcactctgggaacagcctattcgttcagaaatttctttatgtgtcttaccctctcgcttgagggtgtcaatgatggccttctggacagcagtcaggtcggcagtcttacccatgattgcggttttgagtaatgaacaaggctgggagtttttaaaagcctcaggaatcttttgcaggtgtttagagttaattagttgattcagatgattaggttaatagctcgtttagagaacctttttcatgatatgctaattttttgagataggaatttagggttttcatgagctgtatgccaaaatcatcagtatttaaacaataaaagacctgaaatatttcagttggtgtgcaattaatctaaaatatatgaaagtttaatttttatcattacattatggaaaataatgaactttttcataatatgctaattttttgagaaggacctgtatactgtCATATTTCAAGTCACTTTTCacgttacataaataaaaaaaatatttcacaccccttttatttatttgtactcaCTTTTCATAGGCTACCATTTATTTACTGCaacatttaattatgaatttaattgttttgtagtattaatgtgttttatatagtCTGCTTCATGTTATTTCaagctttatttcattttgtatctCATTGTCCTTAATGTATTTCAAGCCTTATTGCTTTAGTTATGCTTACATttcattgtacttttatttattgcaacattttacaatgtatttaataactaaattatatatttcatttactaTTAAATAACTTCATAGTTAACTGAACAGTTATGTATTCTTatgtaaacaattatattttgtaCATAACACTTTTTACTCTCAACTACAGATGCTGCATCCATTGTCCACCATATTTTCTTACTAACATGTCCTTAATTATGAATCTCTAGACTTAAAAAGTTTTCCATTCATAAATGGGAACATACATGTTTTCaaggttttttgtgtttttttttttctttttcttttcacaatgTATTCATTGCAATATCTTTGACACATTTTGTTTGCCATTTATTATAATCTCAGATTATCTAGCTACATTGTTGGGAGTTGATTATGCTGACTCCTAAGGAAATAGATACCTTATTTGTGCAGAATCTTAATCTCTTTCTCAAAACATTTAGGGATTTTTAACcaaatatattgcaataataatatttgagtACTGTACTATAATAAATACAGCCTTCCTTGAATAATCCTCAGAATCCTCAAGTGTCTTTTGCTCTGTGTAATGCTGTTAACTATATTCTAACAAAAGCActgttatatttaatgtttaatggatgttattgattattaaattatgatgGTTGGTTGACATTATTGACAATGTGCGTTGCACTGTAGGTCAAGACTATAAATTAGCCCTCCCAGACGCAGTGCAATAGAAGAAGACACGGTTATGAGACGTGCAAACAAAGCTGAACCAATAGAGTGTGGGAGTGTGTTTtcaaaaaaccacaaacaaacagtGCTGTCATCTGTAAAGTCCCAATTATAGTCACGACTAAGTTCTTTTTCGTTCTTTggttaagggaaaaaaaagttctatATATGGAAGCAGCGGTTTACTGTTAGTGAACATTCCGACACTGCTGAgagtggcatttatttgaatgtgttaATATGTGCTGCATGCTTTCTTCTCAATAATGAAACAAACACCCAACAAATATGACagtggtgagaaaacagcagttttctCAAGAAAGCATCTGAACATCTGATCATTTGCACCAGCTCTGTAATTGGCCCTCCAGTAAAGTCACATCACATCATAActattgcaaaagctgaataaacaatataagcaaaatgtcaaatatataaactaatttaCAAAACTAATCAGTGAAGTAATTGACGATTAGTCAAAAGTTCACACAATTTTACACCGTAGTAatgtaaaactatttattttgtgtttctcttCCCATGATGGCATTTTTAGTGTTTCTCTCTGGATGTAAAAGGATGATGTAGCACTTTGGGGCAAATATGGCCACCAATAATCCAAAACTAGATGCTAAAATAGCAAATATCTCTACAGCCACTGCATATTTCCCTGGAGAGCTCACATATGCTGGAACAAATGCAATCCAGACAGCACAGAAGATCAGCATGCTAAAAGTGATGAACTTTGCTTCATTAAAATTATCTGGAAGATTTCTTGCCAGGAAGGCTAAAAGAAAACTTACTGCTGCCAACAGTCCAATGTATCCCAGCAGCATAGAAAAACCAGCCACGGAACCAATAGCACATTCATATACTATTTTAGAGCGAGTATACTGGTTGTTTTTATGTGGTGTTGGAGATGCAGTTGATAGCCAGACTGCACATATCACAACCTGGAGGGCTGTTAGGACCAAAACTGTGCATCTTTGTTGAGCTGCTCCAAACCATTTCATCGCTCCTTTTCCTTCTGGTCGAGATGACTTGAAAACAGCTATTACCACCATAGTCTTGACCAGGATGCTGGAGATACACAGGACAAAGCTTATGCCAAACACAGCATGTCTTAACTGACATGTCCACAACTGTGGCCGGCCAATGAACAGCAGCACACACAGGAAACACAATTTGAGTGACAACAGCAGTAGGAAGCTGAGCTCTGAATTGTTGGCACGAACTATGGGAGTGTTACGGTGAAGAGCAAAGATGACCATAACAAGAGCACAGATGCAGGTGCCAAGCAGAGATGCAGTGGTCAAGGAGATGCCTAGAGGATCCTCATAGGACAGAAACTCTACTTCTTTTGGGACACACTGATCCTTATCTGAATTCGACCAGAACTCATCTGGACAGACTGTACACTCAATAGCATCTGTGAGTGATAAATGAGAGAAGGTGTGAATTGAAGAGTTAATTACTTTCAAGTTATATTCAAATTTTGCCAACAATAATTTCCTCACTTGTTGTATTAGATATTTCTCCATCTCCGCATGGCAGGCAGtcaaaacagcagacaggaagGCCCTTTCTCCTGGCTTGTCTAGTGCCTGGTGGGCAGCTCTCACTGCACAAAGACCTTGGGGGCTGAAAGAAACATcatctgctatatatatatttttttttaatgtattgcatTTTTCATCTCTTACATAATAACAAGCTTTCCATTAATTTATCCTTGTTTGTCTAATAGCTTTGACTTGTATATAGATCATAAAACTGCAAAAAGGATGACATTAACATGtactgtttattacttttttggtCTCAAAGTTCCAGTATATTGAATCATCATCCAGTGTGAGCACCATCTCTGTTGCCGCCCCTTTATTTACTACACCAACTGTGTGAATCCTTATCGATCCATCAGAGTTTGGCTGCCAGTTCAGCACATCATAGATGGCCAGAGCATCTCCATTCTTATCAAATGACACATGATCCCCAAAACCTGTGGTGAAGTTCACTTTTTGTAGGTAGTGTACCAGCTGTACAGTTGGTAGGCAGGACAAGTGTTAAATGTTTatatgaaatttgaaaaaaaatatagagtACATATTTTGCTTTTACATCTTCAGCTCTTCTATATGCCTGGAGAGAATGATCACTATACTTGGGGGTCTTACCTGCCAGGGTTTCAGGTTGGTTTTATCAGCACAGCTGTTCCCACTGAATGGTCCTCTCCCCTCCTCACACTGCATCAGGTCATGAAGTGCATGTGCCAGGGCATAAACTGCCTTATAGACATTATAAGCTGCTCTCAACCCCGAAACATCAGTGTATGGTGTGTCAGTGTTGCTCAGATCCTCCTGTCCTGTACACACCTTTTTCACTTGCTCTCCATCTATTGCTCTACCCCAATTTTCAAAACTACACCTGAACATGTTCTCCCAAAAAATCcttactatattatttttttgatcattGCTGGGACGGAGACGTAGAAGAAACTCACGAAGCCCCTGAATCTCTCCACGCCTGATAGCAATGCCCAGTGTGCCCCCCAGGATGGGTAGGAAACGTGGAGTGTGATATACAGGAGAGGTGGTCCAAGCTTCACTCGCAATCCACTGTCTGCCTGTCATGTTCTGCAACACCACTTCCTCCATCAAAGGTATCAGAAAGGATGaagttgaaaaaacaacaaccactCTAGCTGTAGAGGCCTCAATCACTCCTGTTATACGTTGAATGTCTCTGAGGTTGTTATCATGGGGAAGTATTTCAGAAAAGGCAACACAATGCCCAAACAGTTGCATTTCCTGTTGAAATAACTGATCAGCATAGATGCCATAGTCATCGTCACTGTAGATGAGACCAACCCAGGTCCATCCAAAATGCCTCAAAATCTGAACCATAGCACGCACCTGGAAGGCATCACTGGGAATTGTTCTGAAGAAAGAGGGGTACTTTTTTCTGTCACTCAAACAGGAGCAGGTGGCGTAGTGACTAACCTAATTAGTTAGGGAAAAtggagaaataaataaagacatgagacagagaaacagagtgATAATCATCAGtgcttttttgtatgtgtttgtttgtttttcagacaaAAGCA
This genomic window contains:
- the LOC109110771 gene encoding extracellular calcium-sensing receptor-like translates to MMWIILYIFLYLSFNCISADSILKSGTCQLQGRFKLNGMQQDGDFILGGLFHVHFFTVFPELSFRMEPEPPYCEKFNIEIFQQAQTMAFAVNEINKNPNLLPNITLGYHLYDNCVRLGIAFRAAISLASGTEESFSNLNCTGPPPVIGIVGDPSSTPSIAISNVLGLFRVPIVSHYATCSCLSDRKKYPSFFRTIPSDAFQVRAMVQILRHFGWTWVGLIYSDDDYGIYADQLFQQEMQLFGHCVAFSEILPHDNNLRDIQRITGVIEASTARVVVVFSTSSFLIPLMEEVVLQNMTGRQWIASEAWTTSPVYHTPRFLPILGGTLGIAIRRGEIQGLREFLLRLRPSNDQKNNIVRIFWENMFRCSFENWGRAIDGEQVKKVCTGQEDLSNTDTPYTDVSGLRAAYNVYKAVYALAHALHDLMQCEEGRGPFSGNSCADKTNLKPWQLVHYLQKVNFTTGFGDHVSFDKNGDALAIYDVLNWQPNSDGSIRIHTVGVVNKGAATEMVLTLDDDSIYWNFETKKPPRSLCSESCPPGTRQARRKGLPVCCFDCLPCGDGEISNTTNAIECTVCPDEFWSNSDKDQCVPKEVEFLSYEDPLGISLTTASLLGTCICALVMVIFALHRNTPIVRANNSELSFLLLLSLKLCFLCVLLFIGRPQLWTCQLRHAVFGISFVLCISSILVKTMVVIAVFKSSRPEGKGAMKWFGAAQQRCTVLVLTALQVVICAVWLSTASPTPHKNNQYTRSKIVYECAIGSVAGFSMLLGYIGLLAAVSFLLAFLARNLPDNFNEAKFITFSMLIFCAVWIAFVPAYVSSPGKYAVAVEIFAILASSFGLLVAIFAPKCYIILLHPERNTKNAIMGRETQNK